In Roseibium sp. Sym1, a genomic segment contains:
- a CDS encoding 3'-5' exonuclease yields the protein MIWEKTWVVDVEGNGATPPEIVEIALLELVELRPTGREFHWLIKPEQPIAAVVTRIHGLSDDVVAGAPSIDDIADDVVTWTDGCVIVGHNVRVELDAISRSIPGWQPSAAIDTLKLARSLRPGLSSYSLENLGAALKLTTEAKRQTGLKHHSAQFDVALTALLFVELLGPLDRADRDLRVREADILFKSQESFL from the coding sequence ATGATTTGGGAAAAGACCTGGGTCGTCGACGTGGAAGGCAACGGAGCTACCCCTCCAGAGATTGTCGAGATCGCGTTGCTGGAACTCGTTGAACTCCGTCCCACCGGCCGAGAATTTCACTGGCTGATCAAGCCTGAGCAGCCAATCGCCGCGGTCGTGACTAGGATTCACGGCCTCTCCGACGATGTCGTAGCCGGTGCGCCGAGTATCGACGACATTGCTGACGACGTCGTCACATGGACTGACGGATGTGTGATCGTCGGTCACAACGTCCGGGTAGAGCTTGATGCTATAAGCCGATCGATTCCAGGATGGCAGCCATCCGCTGCAATCGATACTTTGAAGCTCGCGCGTTCCCTCCGCCCGGGCCTTTCCTCATACAGTTTGGAAAACCTCGGCGCCGCTCTCAAGTTGACGACCGAGGCAAAGCGGCAAACAGGCTTGAAACACCATTCCGCTCAATTTGACGTTGCGCTGACGGCCTTGTTGTTCGTTGAACTTCTAGGGCCGCTCGATCGCGCCGATCGTGATCTCCGTGTACGGGAAGCCGATATACTTTTCAAATCGCAGGAGAGCTTTTTGTGA
- a CDS encoding DUF1194 domain-containing protein gives MTDRARGTAARKEKQKHRLYQARTAALTVALGAVLSVQSQRAQSEPIPVDVQLVLAVDVSSSMSREELEIQRSGYVAAIKDPLFVTAIQLGATGRIAVAYVEWAGPDFQVLTMPWQIIDNSETAQRFADDLAAKPLTGGTDTSISKALLFSASLLSKSSYQAMRKVIDVSGDGPNTTGPYIVPTRDAVIAEGITINALPLLLNPAPSEISGEVELMRYFESCVIGGPGAFAFPVRNTDGLVAGIKRKLILEVASAGPHLVTVSASDWTSADCRVGQREFYE, from the coding sequence ATGACCGACCGCGCCAGAGGAACAGCCGCCAGAAAAGAAAAGCAAAAACACCGCCTCTATCAGGCGCGAACAGCCGCATTAACCGTTGCCCTAGGTGCAGTCCTGTCTGTCCAGTCACAGAGGGCTCAATCAGAACCAATTCCGGTGGATGTGCAATTGGTTTTGGCGGTGGACGTATCGAGTTCGATGAGCCGTGAAGAGCTCGAAATCCAGCGCTCGGGATATGTCGCTGCGATTAAAGACCCGCTTTTTGTAACAGCGATCCAACTTGGAGCGACCGGCAGGATTGCCGTTGCCTATGTGGAATGGGCCGGACCCGACTTTCAAGTTCTCACTATGCCATGGCAGATAATCGACAATTCGGAAACAGCGCAGCGCTTCGCAGATGACCTTGCGGCCAAGCCGCTGACAGGAGGAACCGACACTTCCATTTCCAAAGCATTGCTTTTTTCGGCATCGCTCCTCTCGAAATCGTCCTATCAGGCCATGCGCAAAGTCATCGATGTTTCCGGCGACGGGCCGAATACTACTGGGCCATACATCGTGCCAACTCGTGACGCCGTGATCGCTGAGGGGATTACGATCAACGCGCTGCCTTTGCTTCTCAATCCCGCTCCGTCGGAGATATCCGGTGAGGTGGAACTCATGCGCTATTTTGAGAGCTGTGTTATTGGCGGTCCTGGCGCATTCGCCTTTCCAGTTCGCAACACGGACGGTCTCGTTGCAGGGATTAAGCGCAAGCTCATTTTGGAAGTCGCTTCGGCCGGACCACATTTAGTGACCGTTTCGGCATCAGATTGGACTTCAGCCGATTGCAGAGTTGGGCAAAGAGAATTCTACGAATGA
- a CDS encoding ISNCY family transposase encodes MSLITMSQHELNRLEAIQKIRDRRLSIVDAARLLSLSRSQVHRLLQAYERDGAAGLVSGKRGRPSNRRHSDEFRNAVLDLVREHYHDFGPTLAREKLLELHQIAVGKETLRQWMTEAGIWKSRRERKQRIFQPRGRRDCLGELVQIDGSHHWWLENRGPKCALLVYIDDATGKLLHLRFALSENTFDYLLATKAYLEQWGKPLAFYSDKHGVFRTTHASEMDRTSGLTQFGRALYELNIDIVCANTPQAKGRVERANRTLQDRLVKELRLRGINTLEEANAFAPEFIADFNHRFGKEPRNPKDMHRPLADHENLDGAMCRKEIRTVSQALTLRYEKVIFILDPTDYAKILPRQKVIVCDYPDGRLEIMHEGTLLPYRTFDTLRSIHRTRVVENKRLDDILSVVAEMQEGREQHRRRHGPSRAGQKDHMFGIPDGSVSNGYQKRGRKPGRRSDFMNDPEVNARRKKALARIEAAE; translated from the coding sequence ATGTCTTTGATCACCATGTCGCAACATGAACTAAACCGGCTGGAAGCCATCCAGAAGATCCGCGATCGAAGATTGAGTATCGTTGACGCTGCCAGGCTTCTGAGCCTCAGCCGGAGCCAGGTCCATCGGCTCTTGCAGGCTTACGAGCGTGACGGTGCCGCTGGTCTTGTTTCCGGCAAGCGTGGCCGTCCCAGCAACCGCCGTCACAGCGACGAGTTTCGCAATGCCGTCCTCGACCTGGTGCGCGAGCATTATCACGACTTCGGTCCAACCCTGGCCCGTGAGAAGCTGCTTGAGCTTCATCAGATTGCCGTCGGCAAAGAGACCTTGCGCCAATGGATGACGGAAGCTGGTATTTGGAAGTCGCGGCGCGAACGCAAGCAGCGGATCTTTCAGCCGCGCGGCCGGCGCGATTGCCTCGGTGAACTCGTCCAGATCGATGGTTCGCATCACTGGTGGCTCGAGAACCGCGGCCCCAAATGTGCCTTGCTCGTCTACATCGACGACGCGACCGGCAAGCTGCTACATCTGCGTTTTGCGTTATCCGAGAACACCTTCGACTACCTCCTGGCAACTAAGGCCTATCTGGAACAATGGGGAAAGCCGCTTGCATTCTACAGCGACAAACACGGGGTTTTCCGGACCACACATGCGTCCGAGATGGACCGGACCAGCGGGCTAACGCAATTTGGCCGCGCTCTTTACGAGCTTAACATCGACATCGTCTGCGCCAACACCCCGCAAGCCAAAGGCCGGGTCGAGCGCGCCAACAGAACTCTTCAGGACCGGCTGGTGAAGGAATTGCGTTTGCGCGGTATCAACACGCTTGAAGAGGCCAACGCTTTCGCTCCGGAATTCATCGCGGATTTTAACCACCGTTTTGGCAAGGAGCCGCGCAATCCGAAGGACATGCATCGCCCCTTGGCCGATCATGAGAACCTGGATGGCGCCATGTGCCGGAAGGAGATCCGCACGGTGTCACAGGCTCTGACGCTACGCTATGAGAAGGTGATTTTCATTCTGGATCCGACGGATTACGCCAAGATACTGCCCCGCCAGAAGGTGATCGTCTGCGACTATCCCGACGGCCGCCTGGAGATCATGCACGAGGGCACCCTTCTCCCGTACAGAACATTCGATACCTTGCGGTCAATTCACAGAACCAGGGTTGTTGAGAACAAGCGGTTGGACGACATTCTGTCGGTTGTGGCCGAGATGCAGGAAGGCCGGGAGCAGCACCGGCGTCGGCATGGCCCCTCTCGTGCCGGTCAGAAGGACCACATGTTCGGCATCCCGGACGGCAGCGTGAGCAACGGCTATCAGAAGCGTGGCCGCAAGCCCGGACGCCGATCGGATTTCATGAATGATCCGGAAGTGAATGCTAGAAGGAAGAAGGCGCTGGCGAGGATAGAAGCGGCGGAGTGA
- a CDS encoding IS30 family transposase: MGSKYSHLTLEERRKIERWRQAKVSPCRMAKILGRHRSTIFRELKRNHFQDEQLPDIVGYFAVAAHQECATRRSRKRKLIKHSDLRHLVTDRIKDGWTPEQIAGRMRYEGASHRVCQETIYRYIYSKEGLAQELWWYLPTHRKSRKPRRARKRLPPKFHRDVSILFRPDAVAHRQEFGHWEGDLMLFKQHFGSGNVTSLVERVTRFTLLLKNDNRRTHLVLGKVIDAIRHLPIRSRKSITFDRGTEFVAWPHLQAEIGTQTWFCDPSAPWQKGTVENTNRRARRWLPRKLNMSRVTDLELKGICDRLNATPRKCLGWKTPAEVFREKMLAQ; encoded by the coding sequence ATGGGATCAAAATACAGCCACCTGACGCTGGAGGAGCGCCGCAAGATTGAACGCTGGCGCCAGGCGAAAGTGTCACCTTGCCGAATGGCGAAGATCCTTGGGCGGCACCGATCAACGATTTTTCGAGAATTGAAACGCAACCATTTTCAAGATGAACAGTTGCCGGACATCGTCGGCTATTTTGCTGTGGCGGCCCACCAGGAATGCGCCACGCGTCGGTCACGAAAACGAAAACTGATCAAGCATTCGGATCTGCGTCATCTTGTGACCGATCGCATCAAGGATGGCTGGACGCCGGAACAGATTGCCGGACGCATGAGATACGAAGGCGCCTCCCACCGGGTCTGCCAGGAAACGATCTACCGTTATATCTATTCGAAGGAAGGCCTTGCCCAGGAGCTGTGGTGGTACTTGCCGACACATCGAAAGTCTCGAAAGCCCAGACGAGCGAGAAAGCGCCTGCCACCCAAATTCCATCGTGACGTCAGCATCTTGTTCCGGCCAGATGCCGTGGCACATCGGCAGGAGTTCGGGCACTGGGAAGGTGATTTAATGCTGTTCAAACAGCACTTTGGTTCTGGCAACGTTACGTCCCTGGTGGAACGCGTCACCCGGTTCACCTTGCTTTTAAAGAATGACAACAGAAGAACACATTTGGTGCTTGGCAAGGTCATCGATGCGATCCGCCACCTGCCAATCCGTTCCCGAAAATCCATCACGTTCGATCGAGGAACCGAGTTTGTGGCCTGGCCGCATCTTCAAGCGGAAATCGGTACACAAACCTGGTTCTGTGATCCATCTGCCCCCTGGCAGAAAGGCACCGTGGAAAACACCAACCGACGTGCCCGACGATGGCTTCCCCGCAAACTCAATATGAGCCGGGTCACCGATCTTGAGTTGAAAGGGATCTGTGACCGGCTCAATGCGACGCCCCGGAAATGCCTTGGTTGGAAGACGCCGGCCGAAGTCTTCAGGGAGAAGATGCTGGCGCAATGA
- a CDS encoding YkvA family protein, whose translation MSWNLRDWARIIKRDVAALCSASRDPRVPWYAKALAIVVAGYALSPIDLIPDFIPVLGYLDDVVLLPLGIYFVIKLIPPEIMAEHRELAAAAAERPVSRIAAAIIIACWVVAFALTIWFLHGYFST comes from the coding sequence ATGAGCTGGAACCTTCGCGATTGGGCACGGATCATAAAGCGCGACGTCGCTGCTCTTTGCAGCGCGAGCCGAGATCCGCGTGTTCCGTGGTACGCGAAGGCCCTCGCCATTGTCGTTGCTGGCTATGCCCTTTCCCCCATTGACCTAATCCCCGACTTCATACCCGTACTTGGTTACCTGGATGATGTCGTGCTTCTGCCGCTCGGTATTTATTTCGTCATTAAGCTCATTCCACCCGAGATCATGGCGGAGCACCGGGAACTAGCAGCCGCTGCCGCCGAACGACCGGTTAGCCGTATCGCTGCCGCGATTATCATCGCATGCTGGGTTGTGGCATTTGCTCTTACGATTTGGTTCTTGCACGGTTACTTTTCCACATAG
- a CDS encoding AAA family ATPase — MSARKVKIGIAGTHSTGKSTFLEQLDARLSTEGVTIGRVDDLATAARDRGFPILTQHNFESTLWIMAEGMRQEAEAALHCEVVLVDRPVFDALGYLYAALEISDRSLPDRQLNELRSIALAHAGDYDLLVMTELDPAIGLGEGRDGNQEFRVAAANKIRAIADEAAFESLILTSTNSNEVLDQVLKSIRTRLAE, encoded by the coding sequence GTGAGCGCGAGGAAAGTTAAAATCGGAATAGCCGGCACACATTCGACCGGAAAGTCAACTTTCCTGGAGCAACTGGACGCTCGCCTATCGACCGAAGGGGTGACCATCGGTCGGGTAGATGACCTCGCTACGGCGGCACGGGACCGCGGCTTTCCGATCCTAACCCAGCACAATTTCGAAAGCACACTATGGATCATGGCGGAGGGCATGAGGCAGGAAGCTGAAGCTGCCTTGCACTGCGAGGTCGTTCTTGTCGATCGTCCTGTTTTTGACGCGTTAGGCTATCTTTATGCCGCCCTCGAAATTTCGGACCGGTCTCTACCTGATCGTCAGCTCAACGAACTTCGCTCGATCGCTCTTGCTCATGCGGGTGACTATGATCTGCTTGTCATGACAGAACTCGATCCTGCAATTGGACTTGGTGAAGGACGGGATGGAAATCAGGAGTTTCGGGTCGCAGCCGCTAACAAGATCCGCGCGATCGCCGACGAGGCGGCTTTCGAATCTCTCATCCTGACCTCCACGAATAGCAATGAAGTCTTGGATCAAGTTCTCAAAAGCATCCGCACGCGCTTGGCAGAATAG
- a CDS encoding radical SAM protein: MKRPHLIVDDEIAVQELIGHWAFRAHTTPIQIFNRATDPFLPGVKTHLFKTLEALDRRGLSNPVLVITRWRIDRSDVERLEALKNLQLTILVTWSGIHDERVEPVPSAIAAGSLEVLAKSASRVKKILYWRPIISGLNDTIDHFASARRLSELADATVFTGLFYRKEIQAYFREAGVPDLYTDLARRKILPRDTESRILAHFEGRPIFRKTSCGVAFAHGTPDFNGHFGISEICSICPEGQREICSKHHHKPDTEAVRSLARSVSLADLNGIEISDRRIVVSGSTEAQRYFMQHTLNFQVHDRAQPHRQHRHGRAEIGWE; this comes from the coding sequence ATGAAGCGACCCCACCTCATCGTCGATGACGAAATCGCCGTGCAGGAACTCATCGGCCATTGGGCGTTTCGTGCTCACACGACTCCGATTCAGATTTTCAACCGAGCTACGGACCCCTTCCTGCCTGGTGTGAAGACGCATCTTTTCAAGACCCTCGAAGCTCTGGATAGGCGAGGGCTCAGCAATCCAGTCCTGGTTATCACCCGATGGCGAATTGATCGATCAGACGTTGAGCGTCTTGAAGCTCTCAAGAACCTGCAACTGACGATCTTGGTCACCTGGTCAGGGATCCATGACGAACGTGTGGAGCCAGTACCGTCGGCGATAGCCGCAGGAAGCTTGGAAGTGCTGGCTAAATCGGCGTCTCGTGTGAAGAAGATCCTCTACTGGCGCCCGATTATCTCGGGTCTAAATGATACGATCGACCACTTCGCGTCTGCACGCCGGCTTTCTGAGTTAGCGGATGCGACGGTTTTCACGGGCCTCTTTTACCGGAAAGAAATCCAGGCCTATTTTCGAGAAGCCGGGGTGCCTGACCTTTACACGGATTTGGCCCGACGAAAGATTTTACCACGTGATACCGAAAGTCGAATTTTGGCCCATTTCGAAGGGCGCCCGATCTTCCGCAAAACGTCATGCGGGGTCGCCTTCGCCCACGGGACACCAGATTTTAATGGTCATTTCGGCATCAGCGAAATTTGTAGCATCTGTCCCGAGGGCCAACGTGAGATCTGCAGTAAGCATCACCATAAACCTGACACTGAGGCTGTTCGAAGCCTCGCTCGTAGCGTCTCGCTGGCGGACCTAAATGGAATCGAGATTTCTGATCGTCGGATCGTAGTCAGTGGCAGCACCGAAGCGCAACGCTACTTCATGCAGCATACATTAAATTTCCAAGTCCACGACCGGGCGCAGCCGCATAGGCAGCATCGGCATGGGCGTGCGGAGATCGGATGGGAATGA
- a CDS encoding HsdM family class I SAM-dependent methyltransferase encodes MSVSGAKTAWIEHLDVSSVQIDGLVRVAGYLPDGRPPEEVVTMEKAASYGAYAVFFEAGKQGRPGAPQAFLFVDDGPANNPAFAELHKRIWSWGGVPLLYRRIPGLVQLFRCAHKADFISASGDLVCKPVKTLGLASRIVAKEAWWDAERLRNSTLWDDPAACKLLLSASKSAHRLLVDAVSGLHSRLKSSGLLNAGLRRRLLILSLLIAYLEERGVLPADFFGQFTEGATRFFHVLEDGPALVQLLRSLEMRFNGHIFRIHDEDRAALENSTELQGFSTLIEARVEAGGQLNLWALYSFRDLPVEVISHIYQLFVSDTDSSVYTPPSLVRLMLDEALSWQRLDRVIDRDELILDPACGSGIFLVEAYKRLVLHWRSRNGWAKPGVHVLRALVERLRGVDVEGGAIELAAFSLCLALCDALEPEDIRASVQLFPKLNDRTLIESCFFEAKEKKRIVGPIGVVVGNPPFVSALKTQGAIRSYQRFTEAIGTGADKQIAYLFLHEAMELLVPGGTLSMLQQYNLIYNASSAPVRTAFFSRWDVREILDFVSIRGLFSKGGADTKIVAVVADAAEPPNNRRILHAVFRRAGRADAEQGFDIDYYDLHWLPRSDVLAEPGPEIWRSGLLGGARAYSLVKRLKQYRTLKQHAAERGWHVREGFVEGQKGVSRPSDHLIGKPLLPSTALSVTGIDKSQITVVPDKPIEGPRSAELFTPPMLLVREHEDLPNAIWSEEYLTFKNQIVGFAKAGRDDLEVVARWLKTESIALRAYAAGISTKLFTQKATNIAGADVLALPFPEDGDLDLSDNERIVAEDIVHQYREFVRKGNESCLLREDACQVLDDFARLFCKQINTVYQEKPLISLTPRRWSGIVCQPFVFGTGVIDWDGEDTLHDKIDVLLREQKGTSVSITRIARIYDGHFIFLLKPDRLRYWLRSVALRDSDDVLADLRAQGF; translated from the coding sequence ATGTCCGTCAGCGGCGCGAAAACGGCTTGGATTGAGCATCTGGATGTCAGCAGTGTCCAGATTGATGGTCTAGTTCGGGTCGCAGGATATTTGCCTGATGGCCGTCCGCCCGAAGAAGTTGTGACCATGGAGAAGGCCGCCTCATATGGCGCCTACGCGGTGTTTTTCGAAGCGGGGAAACAAGGCAGGCCGGGGGCACCGCAAGCGTTCTTATTCGTCGATGATGGGCCTGCTAATAATCCGGCGTTTGCGGAGTTGCACAAACGAATCTGGAGTTGGGGCGGCGTTCCACTCCTTTATCGGCGGATACCAGGCCTGGTGCAGCTCTTCCGATGCGCCCACAAGGCCGATTTCATTTCGGCTTCGGGAGATCTAGTCTGCAAACCAGTTAAAACACTGGGACTCGCTTCACGTATAGTTGCAAAAGAAGCTTGGTGGGACGCAGAAAGACTGCGAAACAGCACGCTTTGGGATGATCCAGCAGCTTGCAAGCTACTTCTATCCGCGTCGAAATCGGCACATCGCCTGCTTGTCGATGCCGTTAGTGGCCTCCATTCTAGACTGAAGAGTAGTGGTCTACTGAACGCAGGGCTTCGACGCCGCCTTCTTATCCTTTCACTCCTCATTGCTTATCTGGAAGAACGCGGCGTTCTCCCAGCCGACTTTTTCGGGCAATTTACTGAAGGTGCCACGAGATTTTTTCATGTTCTTGAGGACGGTCCTGCGCTTGTACAACTTCTTCGATCTCTTGAAATGCGCTTCAACGGCCACATTTTCAGAATTCACGACGAGGACCGCGCCGCACTTGAGAACAGCACGGAACTTCAAGGTTTCAGCACGCTGATAGAGGCGCGGGTTGAAGCAGGAGGGCAGCTCAACCTCTGGGCGCTCTACTCTTTCCGCGATTTACCCGTCGAGGTTATCAGCCATATCTATCAGCTATTCGTTTCCGACACCGATAGCTCCGTCTATACACCTCCTTCGCTTGTCCGCCTCATGCTTGATGAGGCATTGAGCTGGCAACGACTTGACCGGGTGATCGACCGAGACGAACTCATCCTCGATCCTGCATGTGGCTCTGGTATTTTCTTGGTCGAGGCTTACAAGCGCCTCGTGCTGCACTGGAGAAGCCGAAACGGCTGGGCTAAACCTGGTGTCCATGTGTTACGCGCATTAGTCGAACGCCTTCGCGGGGTTGATGTCGAAGGTGGCGCGATCGAGCTAGCAGCATTCAGCTTGTGCCTGGCGCTATGCGACGCGCTGGAGCCTGAAGATATCCGCGCAAGTGTTCAGCTTTTCCCAAAGCTAAACGACCGTACACTAATAGAATCCTGCTTTTTTGAAGCAAAGGAGAAAAAACGCATTGTTGGCCCTATCGGCGTCGTTGTTGGTAATCCACCCTTCGTATCCGCCCTCAAGACGCAAGGTGCAATCCGAAGCTATCAGCGCTTCACAGAAGCTATCGGTACTGGGGCAGACAAGCAGATTGCGTACCTGTTCTTGCATGAAGCCATGGAACTTCTCGTTCCTGGGGGTACGCTCTCCATGCTTCAACAGTATAACCTGATCTACAACGCCAGCTCCGCACCTGTTCGCACTGCCTTTTTTTCACGTTGGGATGTGCGCGAAATCCTCGATTTTGTGTCGATTCGTGGATTGTTTAGCAAAGGTGGCGCAGACACTAAAATTGTCGCCGTCGTTGCGGATGCGGCTGAACCACCCAATAACCGCAGAATCTTGCACGCTGTTTTTCGTCGCGCTGGTCGTGCCGATGCCGAACAAGGTTTCGATATCGATTATTATGATTTGCATTGGCTACCGCGCAGTGACGTTCTCGCGGAACCCGGACCTGAAATTTGGCGTTCGGGTCTCTTGGGCGGGGCGCGCGCTTACAGCCTCGTCAAAAGGCTCAAGCAATATCGTACGCTTAAGCAGCATGCCGCTGAACGAGGGTGGCATGTTCGCGAGGGGTTCGTTGAGGGCCAGAAGGGTGTATCCCGGCCCTCTGATCACCTGATCGGCAAGCCACTTCTGCCCTCGACCGCTCTTTCCGTGACCGGCATCGACAAAAGCCAAATCACTGTAGTGCCAGACAAGCCGATTGAGGGCCCTCGCTCGGCCGAACTCTTCACTCCGCCTATGCTCTTGGTCCGCGAACATGAAGATTTGCCAAATGCGATTTGGTCTGAAGAGTATCTCACCTTTAAGAACCAGATCGTCGGATTCGCCAAGGCTGGCCGCGACGATCTAGAGGTAGTTGCACGCTGGCTCAAAACTGAGTCGATCGCGTTGCGCGCCTATGCAGCTGGGATCAGCACGAAGCTCTTCACCCAGAAGGCGACTAATATTGCCGGAGCTGATGTGCTTGCTTTGCCATTTCCTGAGGATGGCGATCTCGACCTCAGCGACAATGAGCGAATTGTTGCCGAGGATATCGTCCACCAGTATCGAGAATTCGTTCGCAAGGGCAACGAGTCTTGTCTTTTACGCGAGGATGCCTGCCAGGTACTTGACGACTTCGCACGTTTGTTCTGCAAGCAGATCAACACAGTTTATCAAGAAAAGCCGCTGATATCGCTGACACCGCGGCGCTGGTCAGGAATCGTCTGCCAGCCCTTCGTGTTTGGGACTGGGGTGATCGATTGGGACGGCGAAGATACGCTGCACGACAAGATTGATGTTCTACTAAGGGAACAAAAGGGCACGTCGGTTTCCATTACACGCATCGCAAGAATATATGACGGGCATTTTATTTTCCTTCTGAAGCCGGATCGTCTTCGTTACTGGCTACGTTCGGTGGCATTGCGCGATAGCGACGACGTATTGGCCGATCTTCGGGCGCAAGGATTTTGA
- a CDS encoding HD domain-containing protein — MPEILNKVIKDPIHGFIDFYGERENELKNLLSDPFFQRLRRVKQLGFSDYVFPSAAHSRFSHSLGVYKIAKRMLMVIEPEGADGKWSPKAEACLAAALLHDVGHGMFSHAFEKAMEFFLARNSLEGERAESFEAAVDHESVSRKIITDSSIGTALTKFGGSEFPGMVRDIIKKKDENCVYTSIVSSQLDADRLDYAKRDAYFAGVSSGGIDLDWLLRNFKPGQNGDAQFLYVDSKAYISLEQFTVTLFQLYPTIYLHKKTRGLEFMFAQLLSKVFQLIDSNEVTATGLSENHPFIRFFREPDNLDHAHLLDDTLFWGSLHLLREATDPSVSDVATRLSDRRILPMVDIWKVADEALAARVGTSKLTALSRVQLIEGICKAVAEKLQADSSIWSDSCYYDTYNRPIYKTRGVVGGHPQQINVSVGGKILDIASISPVVASAASFNIHRIYYDDKKSPKVDNLKRAIRELIEAELKNL, encoded by the coding sequence ATGCCGGAAATTTTGAACAAGGTTATCAAGGATCCGATCCACGGGTTTATCGATTTTTATGGAGAACGCGAAAATGAGCTCAAAAACTTGCTCTCTGATCCGTTCTTCCAGCGCCTGCGTCGTGTCAAGCAACTCGGCTTTTCCGATTACGTCTTTCCCTCGGCCGCTCACTCTCGCTTCTCACATTCACTTGGCGTTTACAAAATTGCAAAACGAATGCTGATGGTTATAGAGCCCGAAGGGGCTGACGGGAAATGGTCGCCCAAGGCCGAAGCTTGCCTGGCAGCCGCGTTGCTGCATGACGTCGGCCACGGCATGTTTAGCCACGCTTTCGAGAAGGCCATGGAATTCTTTCTGGCGCGCAACTCGCTCGAAGGCGAACGCGCGGAGAGCTTCGAAGCTGCCGTCGATCATGAGTCTGTTAGCCGAAAGATTATCACCGACTCTTCGATCGGCACGGCGCTAACTAAGTTTGGTGGTTCTGAATTTCCCGGCATGGTCCGTGACATCATTAAGAAGAAGGATGAAAACTGCGTCTATACGTCCATCGTTTCAAGTCAGCTTGACGCCGACAGGCTCGATTACGCGAAAAGGGACGCCTACTTCGCCGGTGTGTCCTCTGGAGGAATCGACCTTGATTGGCTCTTACGGAATTTTAAGCCAGGTCAGAACGGTGATGCTCAATTTCTCTATGTCGATAGCAAGGCCTATATCTCGCTCGAACAGTTCACAGTCACGTTGTTCCAGCTCTATCCAACCATCTATCTGCACAAGAAGACAAGGGGTCTGGAGTTCATGTTCGCCCAGCTCTTGAGCAAGGTTTTTCAGCTGATCGACTCAAATGAGGTGACAGCCACAGGTCTTTCGGAGAACCACCCATTTATTCGATTTTTTCGTGAGCCGGACAATCTCGACCACGCGCACCTTCTCGACGATACGCTCTTTTGGGGATCCCTCCATCTATTGCGCGAAGCGACTGATCCTTCTGTTAGCGACGTCGCGACGCGACTCTCGGACCGCCGGATTTTGCCAATGGTCGATATCTGGAAGGTAGCCGACGAAGCACTTGCCGCACGCGTCGGAACCAGCAAACTGACTGCACTATCACGCGTTCAGCTGATCGAAGGAATCTGTAAGGCTGTTGCCGAGAAGCTGCAGGCAGATTCCTCAATCTGGAGCGATAGCTGCTATTACGACACGTATAATCGGCCAATCTATAAGACGAGAGGTGTCGTCGGCGGCCATCCCCAGCAGATCAATGTGAGCGTCGGAGGCAAGATCTTAGATATTGCCTCCATCTCTCCTGTCGTCGCAAGCGCCGCATCTTTCAACATCCATCGCATTTACTATGACGATAAAAAGTCCCCGAAAGTGGATAACTTGAAGAGAGCAATTAGGGAGTTGATCGAGGCAGAGCTGAAAAACTTGTAA